A single genomic interval of Ignavibacteriales bacterium harbors:
- a CDS encoding T9SS type A sorting domain-containing protein translates to MKNIICALVFLLFTSSSFSQSHSRHRDIKQIDINQIKSSLSNLGTLGFDPNITTWDQLRFRDYLTGSDLNGTSIVYAQGLWMLGKINGEKHASVTEWNTHFSPGPIINGQPAMLYNPLDSARYTVYKINKGDDQNNPDYNNWPIDLGAPVDNNGNPLIKGDQTLWTDFNAADSTTLNYWQWFQPNNYLHLLPIEIQQLAFARAGNKKDNEDIFSNTIFFEYLIINKGNSNIDSAFFGFWNDIDFYIAHLNPPAIDTVAQVGYCWALSDTFYNLPPQRAPAAVGFTLVYGPSVPSAGQNSVFNGRSLPDHKNLPLTAFHGINDDQSNYLPFNMASSINDAWNMANGLQSDGLPNVDPSNGQVTKFQLSGDPITNQGWIYPENSTGGGAGFVMFTGPFNLAVNDTQWIMIALTPALGNNRFESIKIMREKAMLLRSLHYDTLAYGTTPYKIDYVDTTNLPDIVESEIVPDKLVLYQNFPNPFNPETTIIFGIPQQEHISIKIFDILGREVRTLLDEVKDVGTYRIRFNSFGLASGIYIYRISSNNSSVSRKMIILR, encoded by the coding sequence ATGAAAAATATAATATGTGCGCTTGTCTTTCTTTTATTCACCTCATCATCCTTTAGCCAATCACACTCTCGGCATAGAGACATAAAACAAATCGATATTAACCAAATAAAATCTTCACTAAGTAACTTAGGGACATTGGGTTTTGATCCAAATATAACAACCTGGGATCAATTAAGATTCAGGGATTATTTGACTGGTTCAGACCTTAACGGTACAAGTATAGTATATGCACAAGGCTTGTGGATGCTTGGAAAAATAAATGGAGAAAAGCACGCAAGTGTTACTGAATGGAATACACATTTTTCTCCCGGTCCTATTATTAACGGGCAACCTGCTATGCTCTATAATCCTTTAGATTCAGCAAGATATACAGTTTATAAAATTAATAAAGGTGATGATCAAAATAATCCGGATTATAATAACTGGCCAATTGACTTGGGAGCTCCGGTTGATAATAATGGAAACCCATTAATAAAGGGCGATCAAACTTTATGGACAGACTTTAATGCAGCGGACTCAACAACTCTAAATTATTGGCAATGGTTCCAGCCAAACAATTACTTGCATTTACTTCCTATAGAAATTCAACAATTAGCATTTGCTAGAGCAGGTAATAAAAAAGATAATGAAGATATTTTTTCAAATACGATTTTCTTTGAATATTTAATTATCAATAAAGGTAACTCAAATATTGATTCTGCATTCTTTGGTTTTTGGAATGATATTGATTTTTATATAGCACATTTGAATCCTCCTGCAATTGATACCGTTGCTCAGGTTGGTTACTGCTGGGCTCTTAGCGACACATTTTACAATTTACCTCCTCAGAGAGCACCCGCTGCTGTAGGATTTACACTGGTATATGGCCCATCTGTTCCTTCAGCGGGACAGAATTCGGTATTTAATGGAAGATCTTTACCTGATCACAAAAATCTGCCTCTCACAGCTTTCCACGGTATTAACGATGACCAATCAAACTATCTACCATTCAATATGGCTAGCTCAATTAACGATGCATGGAACATGGCAAATGGATTGCAAAGTGATGGTCTGCCGAATGTTGATCCTTCTAATGGACAGGTTACAAAATTTCAACTGAGTGGTGATCCGATTACTAATCAAGGGTGGATATATCCTGAAAATTCTACAGGTGGTGGTGCTGGATTTGTAATGTTTACGGGACCATTTAATCTTGCGGTTAATGATACACAGTGGATAATGATTGCACTTACACCGGCATTGGGCAATAATCGTTTTGAGAGTATTAAGATAATGCGGGAAAAAGCAATGCTGTTAAGATCGCTGCATTATGATACCCTTGCTTACGGTACAACACCATATAAGATTGACTATGTTGATACTACTAATTTACCCGATATAGTTGAAAGTGAAATTGTTCCAGATAAACTGGTATTGTATCAAAATTTTCCTAATCCATTTAATCCGGAGACTACAATAATATTTGGAATTCCACAACAAGAACATATTTCCATAAAGATATTTGATATACTTGGAAGAGAAGTCCGAACACTTTTAGATGAAGTGAAAGATGTAGGAACCTATAGAATAAGATTTAACTCATTTGGTCTTGCAAGCGGAATTTATATTTATCGCATAAGCTCAAATAACAGCAGCGTATCTCGTAAAATGATAATACTGCGTTAA
- a CDS encoding PQQ-like beta-propeller repeat protein produces MKSFRISIVIIFLLLPILIISQGCKSNSTEPSDSDTTHYVIKPQHDIPWATLGQTAWPKALHDAQCTGRSSFNGPANGRLKSTILLGAFQTDPVMGQDSIFYIVADSSLLAYSLNGTLIWKSFIGVFAGGAMNYSPPIITGNEIILVGTNNGISAFNKNGTILWQTQLNGGVLLKSCAIGLDGNIYTISSAGTLYAINQSGNIIWQRNAPEGYFIWGEMITICFSPDGSSFYVGGSNAEQSLYALNTNGDILRSDSIGGKQMGAISVDVDGNVYSYFDQDLVSISPTGKVRWRVPSAGSNWNVVIDPNGNIAYLSKGKLILVDNDGNERWSVPVGQADYWTHLVCDAQGTIYVETSDDGITYNVQAITKSGSVLWTLPLAAHSKEGGPSLTQEGYLLFPHVGIPPPRGMYVIE; encoded by the coding sequence ATGAAATCCTTTCGAATTAGTATCGTAATAATTTTCTTACTTCTTCCAATATTAATCATCTCTCAAGGATGTAAGTCAAATTCCACAGAACCATCAGATTCAGACACTACTCACTATGTTATCAAACCACAACACGATATACCTTGGGCAACATTAGGTCAAACAGCTTGGCCCAAAGCTTTGCACGATGCGCAATGCACTGGAAGAAGTTCGTTTAATGGACCTGCAAACGGGCGTCTAAAAAGCACAATCCTTTTAGGTGCGTTTCAAACTGATCCGGTGATGGGACAGGACAGTATTTTTTATATTGTGGCAGATTCCAGCCTGTTAGCATATTCACTAAATGGAACACTTATCTGGAAATCGTTTATAGGAGTTTTCGCAGGTGGTGCAATGAATTATTCGCCACCAATAATTACCGGAAATGAAATTATTCTGGTTGGAACAAACAACGGCATTTCAGCATTCAATAAAAACGGAACAATTCTATGGCAAACGCAACTTAATGGCGGTGTTCTGCTCAAGTCTTGCGCTATTGGTCTAGATGGAAATATTTATACAATTTCGAGTGCCGGAACATTATACGCTATAAATCAATCAGGAAATATTATTTGGCAGCGCAACGCACCGGAGGGATACTTCATTTGGGGTGAAATGATAACTATTTGTTTTTCACCAGATGGAAGTAGTTTTTATGTTGGAGGAAGTAATGCAGAACAATCTCTTTATGCTTTAAATACTAATGGGGACATACTTAGATCTGATTCAATCGGTGGAAAACAAATGGGCGCAATTAGTGTTGATGTAGATGGGAATGTTTATTCTTACTTCGATCAAGATCTTGTGTCTATTTCTCCAACCGGGAAAGTGCGTTGGCGAGTTCCAAGTGCAGGCTCAAATTGGAATGTAGTAATTGACCCCAATGGAAACATTGCATATTTATCAAAAGGTAAACTTATTTTGGTGGATAACGATGGTAATGAACGTTGGAGTGTTCCTGTTGGTCAGGCTGATTATTGGACTCACCTTGTTTGTGATGCTCAAGGAACTATTTATGTTGAAACATCGGATGATGGAATTACCTATAACGTTCAAGCAATTACTAAATCAGGAAGTGTGCTTTGGACATTACCGCTAGCAGCTCATTCTAAAGAAGGAGGGCCTAGCCTAACACAAGAAGGATATCTTTTGTTTCCACATGTTGGAATTCCGCCACCAAGAGGAATGTATGTTATAGAATGA
- a CDS encoding thioredoxin family protein — protein sequence MSANKLKIDSVIPSFSLIGVDNKNYSLNGFSDKKILIVIFSCNHCPYVQAYEERIINLQNEFEKNGVQIIAINSNDDLKYPDDSFEEMKKRAALKKFNFPYLRDETQEVAKAFGATHTPQIFLFDKKRKLKYEGKIDDNWHEPEKVNSHYLKDAIVEVLNENEVSVPETFSIGCTIKWK from the coding sequence ATGTCTGCTAACAAATTGAAAATTGATTCTGTGATTCCAAGCTTTTCTTTAATCGGGGTTGATAACAAAAATTATAGTTTAAATGGATTTTCTGATAAGAAAATTTTAATTGTAATTTTTAGCTGTAATCATTGTCCTTATGTTCAAGCTTACGAAGAACGAATTATTAATTTGCAAAATGAGTTTGAAAAAAATGGAGTTCAGATCATAGCTATAAATTCTAATGATGATTTAAAATATCCGGATGATTCATTTGAGGAAATGAAAAAAAGGGCAGCGTTAAAAAAATTTAATTTTCCTTATTTAAGAGATGAAACACAAGAAGTTGCAAAAGCATTTGGCGCAACACACACACCACAGATATTTCTGTTTGATAAAAAACGAAAATTAAAATATGAAGGTAAAATTGATGACAACTGGCACGAACCAGAAAAAGTAAATTCCCATTATCTAAAAGATGCAATTGTGGAAGTGTTAAATGAAAATGAAGTTTCAGTACCAGAAACTTTTTCTATTGGCTGTACTATTAAGTGGAAGTGA
- a CDS encoding peptidase M14, with protein MKTLLLILTIIISETIMAQNYDFEQHLYQSYDRYKESSLTHRRFKHSDINPIIKKLKSKDGLKVKVVGKSVEGRELNLITIGKGQTKIFMWSQMHGNEPTATAALFDILNFINAPENKDFCNVLFERVTLYFLPMVNPDGAERFKRRNFYDIDLNRDASRLQCPEAIILKSVFDSLKADFGFNLHDQSHLYSVGNSFRTATISFLAPAYNYDKDINNVRNKAVQLIGNMFNSLSQFIPGHIAKYSDEYEPRAFGDNFQKWGTSTILIESGGWKDDPEKQFIRKINYIALLSAFKSIAEESYKNTSADVYESIPFNDKYIFDLILRNLTFKSGKQKIKIDVGINLDEFEVPNEKTIYCKSRVEDLGDLSTYYGYNDYDFTGYTIEQASVYDKKVLALKDLQEYDFINLYSKGFSTVLVKKLPEERYSKFPINLALKSKIDTTINIGEPANFILKKDNKIAYIIINGFLQKIEKNRKFEGNGIIIR; from the coding sequence ATGAAAACACTTCTTCTAATCCTTACAATAATAATCTCAGAAACCATTATGGCACAGAATTATGATTTTGAACAGCACCTATATCAATCTTATGATCGATACAAGGAATCCAGTTTAACTCACAGACGATTTAAACATTCGGATATAAATCCGATAATTAAAAAACTGAAAAGCAAGGATGGACTTAAAGTTAAAGTTGTAGGTAAATCCGTTGAAGGCAGAGAGTTAAATTTAATTACTATTGGAAAAGGCCAAACCAAAATTTTTATGTGGTCTCAAATGCACGGTAATGAACCGACTGCAACTGCCGCCTTGTTTGATATTTTAAATTTTATAAATGCTCCGGAAAACAAAGATTTTTGTAACGTACTTTTTGAAAGAGTTACATTGTACTTTTTACCAATGGTAAATCCCGATGGTGCGGAAAGATTTAAACGCAGAAATTTTTATGACATTGATTTAAATCGTGATGCTTCTCGTTTGCAATGTCCCGAAGCAATAATTCTAAAAAGTGTTTTTGATAGTTTAAAAGCAGATTTTGGATTTAATCTTCACGATCAAAGCCACCTATATTCTGTTGGAAATAGTTTTAGAACAGCGACAATAAGTTTTCTCGCGCCCGCTTACAATTACGATAAGGATATTAACAACGTTCGCAACAAAGCAGTTCAGTTGATTGGGAATATGTTCAATTCACTTTCACAATTTATTCCCGGTCACATCGCAAAATATTCTGATGAATATGAGCCACGCGCTTTTGGCGATAATTTTCAAAAATGGGGAACGAGTACAATTCTTATTGAATCTGGGGGCTGGAAGGATGATCCTGAAAAACAGTTCATTAGAAAAATCAATTATATAGCACTTCTTTCTGCTTTCAAATCTATTGCCGAAGAAAGTTATAAAAATACCAGCGCTGATGTTTATGAATCAATTCCGTTTAATGATAAATATATTTTCGATTTGATTTTAAGAAACCTAACATTTAAAAGCGGAAAACAAAAAATCAAAATAGATGTTGGAATTAATTTAGATGAGTTTGAAGTTCCAAATGAAAAAACTATTTACTGTAAATCACGTGTAGAAGATCTTGGTGATTTATCCACTTATTATGGTTACAACGATTACGATTTTACAGGTTACACTATTGAGCAAGCATCTGTTTATGATAAAAAAGTATTAGCATTAAAAGATTTGCAAGAATACGATTTTATAAATCTATACTCAAAGGGATTTTCGACTGTTCTTGTAAAAAAGTTGCCCGAAGAAAGATATTCTAAGTTTCCAATTAATCTTGCATTAAAAAGTAAAATAGATACAACAATAAATATTGGCGAACCGGCAAATTTTATCTTAAAAAAAGATAATAAAATCGCCTACATAATTATAAATGGCTTCTTGCAGAAAATTGAGAAGAACAGAAAATTTGAAGGAAACGGGATCATAATTAGATAA
- a CDS encoding sigma-70 family RNA polymerase sigma factor, which yields MLAFLFAIFNSDEQKLNQEFEREAVPHMDALYNYAVKMTGDSDDASDLIQETYLKAFRFWDKFEKGTNCKAWLFRIMKNTFINTYRKNTKEPDKVDYEEIENFYENIKPSSTDSAHLEKDIYDNLLDDEMSTAISSLPEDFRTVIILCDIEGYTYDEIADFVDVPVGTVRSRLHRARKMLFTKLHKYASDKGYVKNKDKK from the coding sequence ATGTTAGCTTTTCTTTTCGCAATATTCAATTCAGATGAACAAAAGTTAAACCAGGAGTTTGAACGCGAAGCTGTACCGCATATGGATGCTTTGTACAACTATGCTGTTAAAATGACTGGCGATAGCGACGATGCAAGTGATTTAATCCAAGAAACATATTTAAAAGCTTTTCGCTTTTGGGATAAATTTGAAAAAGGAACTAATTGCAAAGCTTGGTTGTTTAGGATTATGAAAAATACGTTCATTAATACGTATAGAAAAAATACTAAAGAACCAGACAAAGTTGATTATGAAGAGATTGAAAATTTTTATGAAAACATCAAACCATCATCTACCGACAGCGCACACCTTGAAAAAGACATTTATGATAACTTGCTTGATGACGAAATGTCAACAGCAATCTCATCTCTACCTGAAGATTTTCGCACAGTAATAATTCTATGCGATATTGAAGGTTATACTTATGATGAAATTGCAGATTTTGTTGATGTTCCCGTTGGAACAGTTAGATCACGTTTACATCGTGCAAGAAAAATGCTTTTTACAAAGCTGCATAAATATGCAAGTGATAAAGGATATGTGAAGAACAAGGATAAGAAATGA
- a CDS encoding universal stress protein has product MFKIKNILLPTDFSSTSLTAAEYALELANEYKANLHVLNVLEKTPPILAIRSLDLSREKIIQSIDADAQSQLDDCVKKIKKIRDAEIIPAIRKGVDFEEIIKYSKEKKIDVIVIATHGRTGILHTLLGSVAEKVIRYSKIPVLVTTPPSKSN; this is encoded by the coding sequence ATGTTTAAAATCAAAAACATCCTTTTACCAACAGATTTTAGCTCTACATCTTTAACTGCTGCAGAATACGCACTAGAATTGGCAAATGAATATAAAGCCAATCTTCATGTATTAAATGTTCTCGAAAAAACGCCACCAATTCTTGCAATCCGTTCACTTGATTTATCTCGTGAAAAAATAATACAATCAATAGATGCTGATGCGCAATCACAATTAGATGATTGTGTTAAGAAAATTAAGAAAATCCGAGATGCTGAAATTATTCCCGCAATAAGAAAAGGTGTTGATTTTGAAGAGATTATCAAATATTCTAAAGAAAAAAAGATTGATGTAATAGTAATAGCTACCCACGGAAGAACAGGAATTTTACATACTTTGCTTGGCAGTGTCGCTGAAAAAGTAATTAGGTACTCTAAAATTCCCGTTTTAGTAACCACGCCACCTTCAAAATCTAACTAA
- the rpsU gene encoding 30S ribosomal protein S21 → MVGIQIGDNESIDKALRRFKKKYERSGVLKEFKKRTFFVKPSIKKRMEKIKAARRAHRPDNIIM, encoded by the coding sequence TTGGTCGGTATTCAAATTGGCGATAACGAATCCATTGATAAAGCTCTTAGGAGATTTAAGAAAAAATATGAACGCTCAGGAGTTCTTAAAGAATTCAAGAAACGTACTTTTTTTGTAAAGCCCTCTATTAAGAAAAGAATGGAAAAGATAAAAGCCGCTAGACGTGCTCATCGTCCTGATAACATTATAATGTAA
- a CDS encoding TIGR00730 family Rossman fold protein — MAKIQKTVKAYHDEEFLASSDARTIRLLSEYLEPKARFKKHKIMDTIVFFGSARLKSRKEANAELTKFKNANPKTITNFAKELRRAQQHVEMSKYYEDAVELSRKLTEWSMNLETKANRFIICTGGGPGIMEAANRGAKKAGGYSVGLNISIPFEQYVNPYVTKELSFEFHYFFMRKFWFSYLSKALVVFPGGFGTFDELFEILTLVQTEKIRKKLGIVIYDEKYWKSVVNFDALIEQGVINEADLKLFHFCNDVDTAFNVIREHLEKNFLREKEPVVIEPRIHIK; from the coding sequence ATGGCTAAAATACAGAAGACAGTAAAAGCATATCACGATGAAGAATTTCTGGCATCCTCAGATGCTAGAACTATTAGATTGCTTTCAGAATATCTTGAACCAAAAGCAAGATTTAAAAAACATAAAATTATGGATACTATTGTATTTTTTGGTTCAGCAAGATTAAAATCACGCAAAGAAGCAAATGCAGAACTTACTAAATTTAAAAATGCTAACCCTAAAACAATTACTAATTTTGCTAAGGAATTACGAAGAGCACAGCAACATGTTGAAATGTCTAAATACTACGAAGATGCTGTGGAACTTTCTCGAAAATTAACAGAATGGTCTATGAACCTTGAAACTAAAGCAAATCGATTTATCATCTGCACCGGCGGCGGACCAGGGATAATGGAAGCGGCAAATAGAGGCGCAAAAAAAGCAGGTGGGTATTCTGTGGGATTAAATATCAGCATCCCGTTTGAGCAGTATGTTAATCCTTATGTTACCAAAGAGCTTAGTTTTGAATTTCATTATTTCTTTATGCGCAAATTCTGGTTTTCTTATCTTTCAAAAGCACTTGTCGTTTTTCCAGGTGGATTCGGAACTTTCGATGAACTTTTTGAAATCTTAACGCTTGTCCAAACTGAAAAGATTAGAAAAAAATTAGGAATTGTTATTTACGATGAAAAGTACTGGAAAAGTGTTGTTAATTTTGATGCATTAATTGAACAGGGTGTAATTAACGAAGCCGATTTAAAATTATTTCATTTCTGTAATGATGTTGATACAGCATTTAACGTTATTAGAGAACATCTCGAGAAAAATTTCTTGCGGGAAAAAGAACCTGTTGTAATTGAACCAAGAATTCATATCAAGTAA
- the dacB gene encoding D-alanyl-D-alanine carboxypeptidase/D-alanyl-D-alanine-endopeptidase, which produces MIKTALLILLFTLNNVFAASKEEITNKIKEILNNLPANTISGVLIYNPLTQDTIFAVNESQPMTPASLTKLFTTSTSLSILGGDHKLSTKLFSDDINLKDGTINGNLYLKGFGNSTFTESDLEYLVNELAKRGIKIITGYVIGDDSYFDDIYTREDWIEGEGANVKLPPISALVLDRNRTTVRKKIRRRYRYISENIKDPSLFSARMLLEKLKTSGIEVKGKISKGVTPLKVYQLAEKSIQLKELISMINKHSDNFLAECLFKTLGAESTKLQGNSFFSQQAILKFIKDNNIYWMGTEIVDGSGISRSDQATPLAINGILEKMYFDLVHFDDFFNSLSIAGVDGTLRGRMMGTEAENNFRGKTGSLNGVSGLAGYLTTKDGEDLIVTIIFEFNRGGWGYYRDVQDQIVELLLDLKTNSPD; this is translated from the coding sequence ATGATAAAAACTGCTTTATTAATTTTATTGTTTACGTTAAATAATGTTTTTGCAGCTTCAAAGGAAGAAATCACAAATAAAATAAAAGAGATTCTTAATAATTTACCCGCCAACACTATTAGCGGTGTTTTAATTTACAATCCACTAACACAAGACACAATTTTTGCAGTTAATGAATCACAACCAATGACTCCGGCTTCGCTTACAAAATTATTTACAACATCAACTTCACTTAGTATTCTGGGCGGTGATCACAAATTATCTACAAAACTTTTCTCAGATGATATCAACCTTAAAGATGGAACTATAAATGGGAATCTTTATTTAAAAGGATTTGGCAATTCAACTTTTACAGAATCAGACCTAGAGTATCTAGTAAACGAACTGGCTAAAAGAGGGATTAAGATTATTACGGGTTATGTAATTGGAGATGATTCTTATTTTGATGACATCTATACTCGCGAAGATTGGATTGAAGGTGAAGGTGCAAATGTAAAACTTCCTCCAATTTCAGCATTAGTATTAGACCGAAATCGAACTACGGTTAGAAAAAAAATTAGAAGAAGATACCGTTATATTTCAGAAAATATAAAAGACCCATCTCTTTTTTCGGCGAGAATGTTATTAGAAAAATTAAAAACTTCTGGTATTGAAGTAAAAGGAAAAATTTCAAAAGGAGTTACACCTCTGAAGGTTTATCAATTAGCAGAAAAATCAATTCAACTTAAAGAACTGATTTCTATGATAAATAAACACAGCGATAATTTTTTAGCTGAATGCTTATTTAAAACTCTTGGTGCGGAATCAACCAAACTTCAGGGAAATTCATTCTTTTCTCAACAGGCAATTTTAAAATTTATAAAGGACAATAATATTTATTGGATGGGGACTGAGATTGTTGATGGATCCGGAATTTCAAGATCTGATCAAGCAACACCGTTAGCAATTAATGGCATACTAGAAAAAATGTATTTTGATCTGGTTCACTTTGATGATTTTTTTAATTCCTTAAGTATTGCCGGTGTGGATGGAACTCTAAGAGGAAGAATGATGGGAACAGAAGCTGAAAATAACTTTAGAGGAAAAACGGGATCATTAAATGGTGTTTCGGGGTTAGCAGGTTATCTAACGACTAAAGATGGCGAAGATTTGATAGTTACCATTATATTTGAGTTTAATAGAGGAGGTTGGGGATATTATAGAGATGTTCAAGATCAAATTGTAGAATTACTTTTGGATTTAAAAACAAATAGCCCCGATTAA
- the secG gene encoding preprotein translocase subunit SecG, producing MYTVLVLLATIVAIILVVMVLLQSSKGGGLAGTFGGAGGMGTMFGSRRTADFLSKGTWWLAGALAVLALVINLFFLPGQTTVEQRSVIQEGGRTNVPTAPTLPPQNQAPTGN from the coding sequence ATGTACACAGTGTTAGTATTGTTAGCAACTATTGTCGCCATAATTCTTGTTGTGATGGTATTATTGCAATCAAGTAAGGGTGGTGGTTTAGCCGGAACTTTTGGTGGTGCAGGTGGAATGGGAACTATGTTTGGTTCCCGTAGAACTGCAGATTTTTTAAGTAAAGGTACTTGGTGGTTAGCCGGTGCTTTGGCTGTTCTTGCTCTGGTAATAAATTTATTCTTTTTACCGGGTCAAACAACAGTAGAACAAAGAAGTGTTATTCAGGAAGGTGGACGAACTAACGTACCCACAGCTCCAACACTTCCACCACAAAATCAAGCGCCAACTGGTAATTAG
- the obgE gene encoding GTPase ObgE: MFIDFVKIEVGSGKGGNGAVAFRREKFVPKGGPSGGNGGVGGSVIFETQPNLSTLLDFRYKKKFFAGDGKPGATSLKDGKNGEDIVIKVPVGTIVKDAETEEVLLDLSEANKKVEFAKGGTGGKGNSNFATPTRRTPRFATNGKPGEQRKLILELKLIADVGLVGFPNAGKSTLISKISAAKPKIADYPFTTLEPNLGIVRYRDYQSFTVADIPGIIEGAHEGKGLGIKFLRHIERTRILLFLIDITSENYQNDFDTLYNELKKYSKKLVDKKIIVSFSKADLVPEKTLAKLAKTKIKKIKEPLLIFSSATGFGLKFLEDKLWESLNNA; encoded by the coding sequence ATGTTTATTGATTTTGTCAAAATTGAAGTTGGATCAGGTAAAGGCGGCAATGGAGCCGTTGCGTTCCGAAGGGAAAAATTTGTTCCAAAGGGCGGTCCTTCCGGAGGAAATGGCGGCGTTGGTGGAAGTGTAATTTTTGAAACACAACCAAACTTATCAACTCTTTTAGATTTTAGATATAAAAAAAAATTTTTTGCGGGTGACGGAAAACCGGGCGCCACATCATTAAAAGATGGAAAAAATGGTGAGGATATAGTCATAAAAGTTCCAGTTGGAACTATTGTTAAAGATGCCGAAACAGAAGAAGTTTTGTTAGATCTATCCGAAGCAAATAAAAAAGTTGAATTTGCAAAAGGGGGTACAGGTGGAAAGGGGAATAGTAATTTTGCAACTCCAACAAGAAGAACCCCAAGGTTTGCAACAAATGGAAAACCTGGAGAACAACGAAAATTAATTCTTGAGTTAAAGTTAATCGCAGATGTTGGACTAGTTGGATTTCCGAATGCTGGTAAATCTACTCTTATTTCAAAAATATCTGCTGCAAAACCAAAGATTGCTGATTACCCATTTACAACACTTGAACCAAATTTAGGAATTGTTAGATATCGAGATTATCAAAGCTTTACGGTTGCAGATATTCCAGGAATTATTGAAGGTGCTCATGAAGGTAAGGGATTAGGAATTAAATTTTTGCGGCATATTGAAAGAACTAGAATTCTATTATTTCTAATAGATATTACCTCGGAAAACTATCAGAATGATTTTGACACGCTTTATAATGAACTTAAAAAGTACAGCAAAAAACTTGTAGATAAGAAAATAATTGTTTCGTTTTCTAAAGCAGATTTAGTCCCGGAAAAAACTCTTGCAAAGCTGGCTAAAACTAAAATCAAAAAAATCAAAGAACCTCTTTTGATATTTTCATCAGCAACGGGATTTGGCTTAAAATTTTTAGAAGATAAGCTGTGGGAAAGCTTAAATAATGCATAA